In one window of Pieris brassicae chromosome 10, ilPieBrab1.1, whole genome shotgun sequence DNA:
- the LOC123715032 gene encoding uncharacterized protein LOC123715032, which yields MLKPRSRSHHYKIRILILILLSHDVYAQRLWDQNYTQNNGDVETIQNNNEDFSAISSDKQNTEKEVYLAGADYKLYNIISEMSHHIGVHEIKVHFFSYRHEKFSYMISLNSSLSVLKHLLSKYPHYFYRKFENESSYNYLNNLIILPDDATDIDFPDTRLNQYYNEQDISGIDRDIENHRDYYDYTIPNDKIYIGKDINVYVDNIMSSGLNRSNNIYNTPAKCDDSYYELGEPDGQDFKGKDINVNVFQPNTGYSNTLISNDLQDNIYDKNVNQEENEIKISSDKSYKGKINLEEQQTRNDLISDGNDDNNVSKENLKVPYGVYNQDEQIYEFNYPNNNYKVKNVNVNVLLPGNEEEQIRNNPNDNNNVSKENLLVPYDGEYNQDERSYTFNYPNNNNYKGKNENFTVIVSGNEEQKSCNDLISDGNDDNNVSEENLVVPYDVVYNQDGQRCEFNYPCNNYKGKNENVAVAVSGNEEQQSLNDLISDGNDDNNVSEENLVVPYDVLYNQDEQGYEFNYPNNKYKGVDINVDLNAVTDHNKDYKSNTRALTNASYLRGSRKQFYKDDKDVANVMDPLEYGVLNWADTDNYSAEEIINISKDIIPQYNTGSNSETKIDVENLEDLYSGKVYANSQSALTKVDQEADLVDILNTKGLLEYPSEMYRSTNNIVLGDELLQGLPQTQETVFYKPCRQQECTSQSIEYVIDQETNSIHTRLDRVKEPLEKTSGTSIEDTIPCFTASEILDMEPKTHNYLKKYLQPKINYEIPCPHKFKSIPHKLIHRKTFRPKGQFHLEDPVDDICDIDTSCPSTKPSANANVITVPYHFANEEINSGIPTNVLPSIKSYKSFYRPKTSYNNNFLTRPRSYNPSTSTQENTTPPQKVILGPQYTYKPLMTRFTRYQPHVPFQLTSPSFGKINDSPFITVYNKHSHTVKDIKPSYMSYDMRTLANYKNKNLKHIQNNPSQIFQLITVPQRKLHYYDIEQTQNSYKYLSKSPTLKLMKDKEHELGSIEFSQPTFSYYNPVQLTHTNNIPKMYSMSCDSINKPQATILTNSNIKTKINPFSCSYNIPIPYQISQNPTSIYADLIQQNNSTFNLPIFLHTKGFHSMQPSLNKNIYIEPDPNHVASQPVYDTPAPSGSVTTEIFQPFAIRKENIAATSTVNVPCMHTNIHTTHKNVINGMYETRLNDGSLYPQTMRKSNNNGQYTQSPSQIVCAAEFTQNLGKQYPHTNEFPQTHYHIGHSGSSQPAYKKSQWPKFDYTKPQILYEKHATVAPSINLCQSIYTNSPGTLTSPIKYDMNKNAYSQKQYKFNKHPNYVRTQTHPWLENKPLTFHATETPGYSTAGYIYNGQSLITQQNSIYAVTNHEPYKSTQNICELKSSSSNHPPLYTSYNLKKYYNPVLKSLPTDATPNVAPSYKTKSYDNSIESRVLYRNDIPYVSSKKNTSSKIQHFSGSVPRNPFTNINPLVWYGRENPIYNKQFISDTEYPESNAYNLYKKGNCKHSAGNFNYQNYIPKLKAEYNTFYNQNPSNLIQENKNFTSRKPTTHFQTSQMYSILTPSYSTTSKPISLTIPQNPQPFDVNRDSYDQGTIQIKTPSSNNFNLDKPCQKIPATLHYEYSPFVNDPCKIPAVSKEQYSPFETTQSSSKFTQYPALFYPQQLASPYMSDMLIKYKQKCPCFTKINTLHDQPDDYVQLTQSPSFKPYIFTDDKLNNLNFDVPKQQNFKYLPKNQDAYRNKYKTQKSNIMTGLSSIEPYSFDYGGPPHKTSETKMLNKPSTINIKHSNTPINYQSSNQYISTSPIIPDFSSESCPASPHIDYDPCVETNSNPTMSSTLPPALSVSSHQVFNPGEYQSNWEAFSKLININKNTSKAINSIYTFIPTNEPNRQINPQRQNAFIKSQDLYKKMNFKLSNPAYAKSVIHNPGLNVEYNGSPFNSQLNPETSLHATVKPYAQSYANQNSINRNVLDTSSYNQQLKTLHQPKYYSPENNNYINYHSPFKDNNPYYSNDNINDPMTPYTSINQSPQYNQLNDQTPEWALNNIKDVYKNKINEEIPKILPLQYFDDNFNDPNSNFSEKLSVDLGRLTVAKYDDNNRYLIKTNNPLFNLLVWKSKIKTLNGKLVIQVKDYPAMNFLPVLKGPVCIDEANRLAKDIVTNMYGDPLVLEGKYSMNEPYAVKLNGGGKINVLWPAQISCL from the exons ATGCTAAAACCACGATCAAGATCACATCACTACAAAATAaggattttaattt TGATATTGTTGAGTCACGATGTTTACGCGCAACGCTTATGGGATCAAAATTATACACAG AACAATGGGGACGTCGaaacaattcaaaataataatgaagattTTAGCGCGATAAGTTCTGATAAACAGAATACAGAAAAAGAAGTTTATCTAGCAGGCGCAGATTATAaactatacaatataataagcGAAATGTCACACCATATAGGTGTCCACGAAATCAAAGTCCATTTCTTTTCCTACAGACACGAGAAATTCAGTTATATGATAAGTTTAAATTCATCCTTAAgtgttttaaaacatttgttatctaaatatccccattatttttataggaaatttgaaaatgaaagtagctataattatttaaataatttaattatattaccaGATGATGCAACTGATATTGATTTTCCTGATACAAGGTTAAaccaatattataatgaaCAGGATATATCGGGAATAGACAGAGATATCGAAAATCATAGAGATTACTATGACTATACTATACcaaatgataaaatttacatagGAAAGGATATAAATGTCTATGTCGATAACATAATGAGCTCTGGTTTAAAtagaagtaataatatttataatacgcCAGCGAAATGCGATGATAGTTATTACGAGTTGGGAGAACCCGACGGACAAGATTTTAAAGGAAaagatataaatgttaatgtttttcAACCTAACACTGGATATAGTAACACGCTCATCAGCAATGACTTGCAAGATAACATTTACGATAAAAATGTCAATCAGGAAGAAAATGAGATAAAAATCTCAAGTGATAAAAGCTATAAAggcaaaattaatttagaggAACAACAAACTCGCAACGACTTAATAAGTGACGGTAATGATGACAATAATGTTAGTAAAGAAAATCTCAAAGTTCCATATGGCGTATATAATCAAGATGAGCAAATATATGAGTTCAATTAtccaaacaataattataaagtcaAAAATGTTAACGTTAATGTTTTACTACCTGGCAACGAGGAAGAGCAAATTCGTAACAATCCTAATGATAACAATAATGTCAGTAAAGAAAATCTTTTGGTTCCATATGATGGTGAATATAATCAAGATGAGCGAAGTTATACGTTCAATTAtccaaacaataataattataaaggcaaaaatgaaaactttaCTGTGATAGTATCAGGTAACGAAGAACAAAAAAGTTGCAACGACTTAATAAGTGACGGTAATGATGACAATAATGTCAGTGAAGAAAATCTCGTGGTTCCATACGATGTTGTATATAATCAAGATGGACAACGCTGTGAATTCAATTATCCatgcaataattataaaggcAAAAATGAAAACGTTGCTGTGGCAGTGTCAGGCAACGAAGAACAACAAAGTCTCAACGACTTAATAAGTGACGGTAATGATGACAATAATGTCAGTGAAGAAAATCTCGTGGTTCCATATGATGTTTTGTATAATCAAGACGAGCAAGGCTATGAGTTTAACTATCCAAATAATAAGTACAAAGGCGTAGATATAAACGTTGATTTAAACGCAGTTACTGACCATAACAAGGATTATAAGAGCAATACTCGGGCGTTAACTAATGCATCTTACCTAAGGGGCTCTAGGaaacagttttataaagaTGACAAAGATGTTGCAAATGTGATGGACCCTTTAGAATATGGGGTTTTAAATTGGGCAGATACTGATAATTACAGCGCAgaagaaattataaacattagtAAAGATATTATTCCCCAATATAATACAGGAAGTAACAGTGAAACAAAAATCGACGTAGAAAATCTTGAAGATCTATACTCTGGTAAGGTTTACGCCAATTCACAAAGCGCTTTGACCAAAGTAGATCAAGAAGCTGACTtagttgatattttaaataccaaaGGGTTATTGGAATATCCATCTGAAATGTATAGATCAACAAATAATATCGTTCTCGGTGATGAGTTACTGCAAGGGCTACCACAAACACAAGAAACGGTGTTCTATAAACCATGCCGTCAGCAAGAATGCACTTCACAGTCGATTGAATACGTCATTGATCAAGAGACAAATAGCATACATACAAGGTTAGATAGGGTAAAAGAACCGTTAGAAAAAACTTCTGGTACATCTATAGAAGACACTATTCCCTGCTTTACTGCCTCTGAAATCCTTGATATGGAACCAAAAACccataattacttaaaaaagtaTCTTCAACCGAAAATCAATTATGAAATTCCATGTcctcataaatttaaaagcattCCACACAAACTTATTCATAGAAAAACGTTTCGGCCCAAGGGACAATTCCACTTAGAAGATCCAGTTGACGACATTTGTGACATAGATACTTCATGTCCGAGTACGAAACCATCTGCGAACGCAAATGTTATTACTGTACCTTATCATTTCGCGAATGAAGAAATTAATTCTGGGATACCGACTAATGTATTACCTAGTATAAAATCTTACAAATCTTTTTACAGGCCGAAAacatcttataataataattttttaacacgACCCAGATCATATAATCCAAGTACATCTACACAGGAAAATACTACTCCACCACAAAAAGTAATCCTTGGCCCACAATACACCTACAAACCCTTAATGACTCGCTTTACTAGATACCAACCTCACGTACCCTTTCAGCTTACTTCGCCTTCTTTCGGAAAAATTAATGATAGTCCATTTATTACTGTATACAACAAACATTCACACActgttaaagatataaaacCATCATATATGTCCTACGACATGAGAACATtagcaaattataaaaataagaactTGAAACACATTCAAAATAATCcatcacaaatatttcaattaataacaGTTCCCCAAAGAAAGCttcattattatgatattgaGCAGACACAGAActcctataaatatttaagtaaaagtcctactttaaaattaatgaaagaCAAAGAACATGAGTTAGGTTCTATAGAATTTTCTCAACCCACATTTTCGTATTATAATCCAGTTCAATTAACACACACTAATAATATTCCCAAAATGTATTCAATGTCATGTGACTCTATAAACAAACCTCAAGCAACCATTTTAACTAATagtaacattaaaacaaaaataaatccatTTTCATGTAGTTATAATATACCAATACCTTACCAAATTTCCCAAAACCCGACCTCAATATATGCCGATTTAATTCAACAAAATAATTCAACGTTCAATTTACCTATATTTTTACACACAAAAGGATTCCATTCCATGCAACCaagtcttaataaaaatatttatatagaaccaGACCCTAATCATGTTGCATCACAACCTGTTTACGACACTCCCGCTCCATCTGGAAGTGTTACTACAGAAATATTTCAACCATTTGCAATAAGAAAAGAGAATATAGCAGCTACTTCTACTGTTAATGTCCCTTGTATGCATACAAATATACACACGacacataaaaatgttattaatggtATGTATGAAACTCGACTTAATGATGGTAGTTTATACCCTCAAACAATGAGAAAGAGTAATAATAATGGGCAATATACACAATCCCCTTCACAAATAGTTTGTGCTGCAGAGTTTACTCAAAATTTAGGTAAACAATATCCACATACCAATGAGTTTCCTCAAACACACTATCATATTGGACACTCAGGGTCATCACAACCGGCGTACAAAAAGTCACAGTGGCCTAAATTTGATTATACAAAACCCCAAATTCTGTATGAAAAACACGCAACCGTGGCACCTTCTATAAATCTATGCCAATCTATATATACCAACTCTCCTGGAACATTGACTAGtccaataaaatatgatatgaaCAAAAACGCGTATTCCCAAAAGCAATACAAGTTCAATAAACATCCTAATTATGTTCGAACACAAACTCATCCATGGCTTGAAAATAAACCACTAACATTTCATGCTACTGAAACTCCTGGTTACTCGACAGCAGGTTACATATACAATGGTCAGTCTCTAATAACTCAacaaaacagtatttatgCTGTCACAAATCATGAACCTTATAAATCAACACAAAACATTTGCGAACTAAAATCTTCAAGTAGTAACCATCCACCATTATATACAagctataatttaaaaaaatattataacccAGTTTTAAAATCACTTCCGACTGATGCGACTCCAAATGTAGCACCTTCCTATAAAACGAAATCATATGACAATTCTATAGAAAGTAGAGTTCTATATAGGAATGACATACCGTACGTATCCTCAAAAAAGAATACATCAAGTAAGATACAACATTTTTCAGGATCAGTGCCTCGCAAtccatttacaaatataaatcctTTAGTATGGTATGGAAGGGAAAACCctatatacaataaacaatttatttcagatacgGAGTATCCTGAAAGTAATGCGTATAACCTTTACAAAAAAGGAAATTGTAAACATTCTGCAGGAAATTtcaattatcaaaattatataccaaaattaaaAGCGGAATATAATACGTTTTACAATCAAAATCCATCCAAtttaatacaagaaaataaaaattttactaGTAGAAAACCCACCACACATTTTCAGACATCACAGATGTATTCAATACTAACGCCGTCTTATTCTACAACTAGTAAACCTATTTCGCTTACAATCCCACAAAACCCACAACCATTTGATGTAAATCGAGACTCATACGATCAAGGTACCATACAGATAAAAACTCCATcctctaataattttaacctcGATAAACCTTGTCAGAAAATTCCAGCCACATTACATTATGAGTATTCACCTTTTGTAAATGATCCATGCAAAATCCCTGCTGTAAGTAAAGAACAATACTCACCTTTCGAAACAACGCAATCTTCATCTAAATTTACTCAATATCCGGCATTATTTTATCCTCAGCAATTAGCAAGTCCGTACATGTCtgatatgttaataaaatataaacagaagTGTCcgtgttttacaaaaataaatacactacATGATCAACCAGATGATTATGTACAGTTAACACAATCGCCATCCTTtaaaccatatatttttactgatGATAAACTTAATAATCTGAACTTTGATGTTCCTaaacaacaaaattttaaatacctacctAAAAATCAAGATGCTTAtcgaaacaaatataaaacacagaaaagtaatattatgacAGGCTTGTCATCCATTGAACCATATAGTTTTGATTACGGAGGTCCACCTCATAAAACTTCAGAAACAAAAATGTTGAATAAACCaagtacaataaatataaaacattcaaatactcctataaattatcaatcatcaaatcaatatatatcCACGAGCCCTATTATACCAGACTTCAGTAGTGAAAGTTGTCCGGCTTCACCTCACATAGATTATGACCCATGCGTTGAAACGAATAGTAATCCTACAATGTCGAGTACATTGCCACCTGCGTTATCAGTCAGTAGTCATCAAGTCTTTAACCCTGGAGAATACCAGTCAAACTGGGAAgcatttagtaaattaataaacataaataagaaTACAAGTAAAGCTAtcaattcaatttatacattCATACCTACCAACGAACCTAACCGACAAATAAATCCCCAAAGGCAGAATGCCTTTATTAAAAGTCAGGACCTATATAAGAAGATGAACTTTAAGCTATCTAATCCAGCTTATGCAAAATCTGTTATACATAACCCAGGACTAAATGTAGAATACAACGGGTCCCCATTTAATTCACAACTTAATCCAGAAACTAGTTTACACGCAACAGTAAAGCCTTACGCACAGTCATATGCAaatcaaaattcaattaatagaAATGTACTTGATACAAGTTCATATAACcaacaattaaaaacacttCATCAGCCCAAATATTATAGTCctgaaaacaataattacattaactaCCACAGTCCATTTAAGGATAATAACCCATACTATTCTAATGACAATATTAATGACCCTATGACACCATACACATCTATAAATCAAAGTCCGCAATATAATCAATTAAACGATCAAACCCCTGAATGGGCACTAAACAACATTAAAGatgtttacaaaaacaaaattaatgagGAAATCCCAAAAATACTACCACTACAATACTTCGATGATAACTTTAACgatccaaattcaaattttagcGAGAAACTCAGCGTTGACTTAGGCCGTTTAACAGTGGCAAAATACGACGATAATAAccgatatttaattaaaactaataatccaTTGTTCAATTTATTAGTTTGGAAgtcaaaaatcaaaacattaaATGGGAAGTTAGTGATACAAGTGAAAGATTATCCTGCAATGAATTTCTTGCCTGTTTTAAAAGGGCCTGTATGTATTGACGAAGCGAATAGATTAGCTAAAGATATTGTAACAAACATGTATGGTGATCCACTAGTTTTAGAAGGTAAATATTCGATGAATGAGCCATATGCAGTAAAATTAAATGGTGgtggtaaaataaatgttttgtggCCTGCACAAATTAGTTGTTTATAa